One segment of Sphingomonas qomolangmaensis DNA contains the following:
- a CDS encoding CopD family protein, which yields MTGFLGQAYPWMKTAHLIFVIFWMAGLFILPRYLVHHQEGLSIAGEPERWIEREAKLRKMILTPSLIVVWVLGLLLAANLGLFEGETGLGWLHAKLLLVVLLSGYHGWAVGYGRKLAAGRPTLAARQLRLINEVPAIAVTLIVILAIVKPF from the coding sequence ATGACCGGCTTCCTCGGCCAGGCCTATCCCTGGATGAAGACTGCGCATCTGATCTTCGTGATTTTCTGGATGGCGGGGCTGTTCATCCTGCCGCGCTATCTGGTCCATCACCAGGAAGGCTTGTCGATCGCGGGCGAACCCGAACGCTGGATCGAGCGCGAGGCGAAGCTTCGCAAGATGATCCTCACCCCCTCGCTGATCGTCGTCTGGGTGCTCGGGCTTCTGCTCGCCGCCAATCTGGGGCTGTTCGAGGGCGAAACCGGGCTTGGCTGGTTGCACGCCAAATTGCTGCTGGTAGTGCTGCTGTCGGGCTATCACGGCTGGGCGGTCGGCTATGGCCGCAAGCTCGCCGCGGGACGCCCCACGCTCGCGGCGCGGCAATTGCGGTTGATCAACGAAGTCCCCGCGATCGCCGTGACGCTGATCGTCATCCTGGCGATCGTCAAACCCTTCTAA
- the mnmG gene encoding tRNA uridine-5-carboxymethylaminomethyl(34) synthesis enzyme MnmG, with the protein MTYDVIVIGGGHAGTEAAAAAARRGARTLLLSFSRATLGAMSCNPAIGGLGKGHLVREVDALDGLIARAADAAAIHYRMLNRSKGSAVQGPRVQADRKRYAAAIQAMLADQRDLEIAEGEAVALIFNPDGSVGGVELSDGTRIESQAVVLATGTFLGGRIFRGEERGEGGRIEERAATKLAFQLRDQGLPMARLKTGTPPRIDGRTIDWARLPQQVSDAEQWTMSSLPQPTRLPQLFCAITRTNDHTHDVIRAALSRSPLFTGAIDAQGPRYCPSIEDKIHRFADRDGHQIFLEPEGLDDPTIYPNGISTSLPTDVQAAMIASIDGLERARITAPGYAVEYDHIDPRALAPTLGVRSAPGLFCAGQINGTTGYEEAAGQGLVAGLNAAAHALGLAPAIFDRATSYLGVMIDDLVLQGVTEPYRMLTARAEYRLRLRADNAETRLTPTGIALGCIGQTRQTHFARRQEARAAIDDALGRQWPPQALRLRGADVALDAGRRSGADWLRFPAVQPAHVLDDVYAFDAAVLAEAVQDAHYAPYLERQDAEVATMRANDMIPIPAQLAFGDIPGLSVEMAERLSAARPTTIGGAARVRGITPAAMTAILLHAKRQAA; encoded by the coding sequence ATGACCTATGACGTGATCGTGATCGGCGGCGGCCACGCCGGCACCGAAGCCGCGGCTGCCGCAGCCCGGCGCGGTGCGCGCACCCTGCTGCTGAGCTTTTCGCGTGCAACGCTCGGGGCCATGTCGTGCAACCCCGCGATCGGCGGGCTCGGCAAAGGGCATCTCGTCCGCGAAGTCGATGCGCTCGACGGCCTGATCGCACGCGCCGCCGATGCCGCAGCGATCCATTACCGCATGCTCAACCGCAGCAAGGGCAGCGCCGTCCAGGGCCCGCGCGTCCAGGCCGATCGCAAGCGCTACGCCGCCGCGATCCAGGCAATGCTCGCCGACCAGCGCGATCTTGAAATTGCCGAGGGTGAAGCGGTCGCGCTGATCTTCAACCCCGACGGCAGCGTCGGCGGTGTCGAGCTATCCGACGGCACCCGAATCGAATCGCAGGCCGTCGTGCTTGCGACCGGCACCTTCCTCGGCGGCCGTATCTTCCGCGGCGAAGAGCGCGGCGAGGGCGGGCGGATCGAAGAACGTGCCGCGACGAAGCTTGCCTTCCAGTTGCGCGACCAAGGCCTGCCGATGGCGCGGCTCAAGACCGGCACCCCGCCACGCATCGACGGTCGGACAATCGACTGGGCGCGACTGCCGCAGCAGGTCTCGGATGCCGAGCAATGGACGATGTCGTCGCTGCCGCAGCCCACGCGCCTGCCGCAATTATTCTGCGCCATCACCCGCACCAACGATCACACCCATGACGTTATCCGTGCCGCACTCTCGCGCTCGCCGCTGTTCACCGGCGCGATCGATGCGCAGGGGCCACGCTATTGCCCCTCGATTGAGGACAAGATCCACCGCTTCGCCGACCGCGACGGCCACCAGATATTCCTCGAACCCGAAGGGCTCGACGATCCGACGATCTACCCCAACGGCATCTCGACCTCGCTCCCGACCGATGTGCAGGCGGCGATGATTGCTTCGATCGATGGCCTCGAGCGCGCGCGGATCACCGCCCCCGGCTATGCGGTCGAATACGACCATATCGATCCGCGCGCGCTCGCGCCGACGCTCGGGGTGCGCAGCGCGCCGGGGCTGTTCTGCGCGGGTCAGATCAACGGTACTACTGGCTACGAGGAAGCCGCGGGGCAGGGGCTAGTCGCGGGCCTCAACGCTGCTGCGCATGCGCTCGGGCTTGCCCCCGCGATCTTTGATCGCGCGACAAGCTATCTCGGCGTGATGATCGACGATTTGGTGTTGCAGGGCGTGACCGAACCCTATCGCATGCTCACCGCGCGCGCCGAATACCGCCTTCGCCTGCGTGCCGACAATGCCGAAACCCGGCTGACCCCGACAGGCATCGCGCTCGGCTGCATCGGCCAAACGCGCCAGACGCATTTCGCACGACGCCAGGAAGCCCGCGCCGCGATCGACGATGCGCTCGGCCGACAATGGCCGCCACAAGCGCTACGGCTGCGCGGCGCCGATGTCGCGCTCGACGCCGGTCGTCGCAGCGGTGCCGACTGGCTCCGCTTCCCCGCGGTCCAGCCCGCCCACGTCCTCGACGACGTCTATGCCTTCGACGCGGCGGTCCTCGCCGAGGCGGTGCAGGACGCGCATTACGCCCCCTATCTCGAACGCCAGGATGCCGAAGTCGCCACGATGCGTGCCAATGACATGATCCCGATTCCTGCCCAGCTGGCGTTCGGCGACATCCCAGGTCTGTCGGTCGAGATGGCCGAACGCCTCTCGGCGGCGCGCCCCACCACGATCGGCGGCGCGGCGCGCGTTCGCGGGATCACCCCCGCGGCGATGACCGCGATCCTGCTCCATGCAAAGCGCCAGGCCGCATGA
- the lptE gene encoding LPS assembly lipoprotein LptE encodes MKQLIALLALAAALPGCGMRPLYGGGPNGAVRQTLASVEVAPIEGQQGWLMSNALRDRLAPSSGSAARYRLQVVLDDQITGLGVRRNDTITRERRTLRARYQLVDLANGGVLVDATAGSDAGIDVVGSEYATIAAEQTALERLSGIVADQIVARIALYAQRTDGVE; translated from the coding sequence ATGAAACAGCTGATCGCGCTGCTGGCGCTCGCCGCCGCATTGCCGGGTTGCGGGATGCGCCCGCTCTATGGCGGCGGGCCCAATGGCGCGGTGCGCCAGACGCTCGCCTCGGTCGAGGTCGCTCCGATCGAGGGGCAGCAGGGGTGGCTGATGTCGAACGCGCTGCGCGATCGGCTGGCGCCAAGCAGCGGCAGCGCGGCGCGCTACCGGTTGCAGGTAGTGCTCGACGACCAGATCACCGGGCTCGGCGTGCGGCGCAACGACACGATCACGCGCGAGCGACGGACGCTGCGCGCGCGCTACCAGCTGGTCGACCTCGCCAATGGCGGGGTGCTGGTCGACGCCACGGCGGGGTCCGACGCGGGAATCGACGTCGTGGGTTCGGAATATGCGACGATCGCCGCCGAGCAGACCGCGCTCGAGCGGCTGTCGGGGATCGTGGCCGACCAGATCGTCGCGCGGATCGCGCTGTACGCGCAGCGCACCGACGGGGTGGAGTGA
- the holA gene encoding DNA polymerase III subunit delta, translated as MRARLEAPDADTRLYLLHGPDEASANELAGRLAKALGDGAERVDFEGSFLKNNPGRLADEAASMSLFGDRRFIRVTGAGEECLEAFTLLLAAERAGNPVVAIAPTVKKSGKIVKLAEGARTAAACAFYVPEGQEAVRMVQGIARDHGLRLGAHVGERLLAATGGDRAILAQEIEKLALFVDAAPNRPVDADLDAIEAIGADLDESGMFAAIEAVIGGDAAGAAAALHLVSAENANIPMLRQLVRRLMALAEMRREVDGGEGIEAVVERNRIFWKEKPNTVKALRKWSSPQLARAIDRVRGAERAIVAPANAGAILAEGECLAIARAAARFG; from the coding sequence ATGCGCGCGCGCCTGGAGGCGCCCGACGCCGATACGCGGCTATACCTTCTGCACGGCCCCGACGAGGCGAGCGCCAATGAACTTGCCGGGCGGCTGGCCAAAGCGCTGGGCGACGGCGCCGAGCGCGTCGATTTCGAGGGCAGCTTCCTCAAGAACAATCCCGGGCGGCTGGCCGACGAGGCGGCGTCGATGTCGCTGTTCGGCGACCGGCGCTTCATCCGCGTGACCGGCGCGGGCGAAGAATGCCTCGAGGCCTTCACGCTGCTGCTGGCGGCCGAGCGTGCGGGCAACCCGGTGGTGGCGATCGCGCCGACGGTGAAAAAGTCGGGCAAGATCGTGAAGCTGGCCGAGGGCGCGCGGACCGCCGCCGCTTGCGCCTTCTACGTTCCCGAGGGGCAGGAAGCGGTGCGGATGGTGCAGGGCATCGCGCGCGACCATGGGCTGCGGCTGGGTGCGCATGTCGGCGAACGGTTGCTGGCGGCGACGGGGGGCGACCGCGCGATCTTGGCGCAGGAGATCGAAAAGCTGGCGTTGTTCGTCGATGCCGCGCCCAACCGGCCGGTCGATGCCGATCTCGACGCGATCGAAGCGATCGGCGCCGATCTCGACGAAAGCGGGATGTTCGCGGCGATCGAGGCGGTGATCGGCGGCGATGCGGCCGGCGCCGCGGCGGCGTTGCATCTGGTGAGCGCGGAGAATGCCAACATCCCGATGCTGCGGCAGTTGGTGCGCCGGCTGATGGCGCTGGCCGAGATGCGCCGCGAGGTCGATGGCGGCGAGGGAATCGAGGCGGTGGTCGAGCGCAATCGGATATTCTGGAAGGAAAAGCCCAATACTGTCAAAGCGTTGCGCAAATGGTCTTCGCCGCAGCTGGCGCGTGCGATTGACCGGGTCCGCGGCGCCGAGCGGGCGATCGTCGCGCCGGCGAACGCTGGGGCGATATTGGCCGAGGGAGAGTGTCTGGCGATCGCTCGGGCGGCAGCGCGGTTCGGGTAG
- the rsmG gene encoding 16S rRNA (guanine(527)-N(7))-methyltransferase RsmG, whose product MTEDDARAWMAERWPAEAIDRLNAYESLVRGEAGQQNLVAPSTLDHFWTRHIVDSAQLVAIADARAGQGNWIDIGSGAGLPGIVAAILQRRPVTLVEPRRRRADFLSAAVERLAIAGTNVEQSRIETFRASGNAVLSARAVAALDPLFESASHLADKQTLWLLPKGRSAQSELESAQHRWHGLFHVEQSVTAADSQIVVATGVMLR is encoded by the coding sequence ATGACCGAGGACGATGCGCGCGCATGGATGGCCGAGCGCTGGCCCGCCGAGGCGATCGATCGCCTGAACGCCTATGAATCCCTGGTACGCGGAGAAGCCGGCCAGCAGAACCTCGTCGCGCCCTCGACCCTCGATCATTTCTGGACCCGGCACATCGTCGATTCGGCGCAGCTGGTGGCGATCGCCGATGCGCGCGCGGGGCAGGGCAATTGGATCGACATCGGCAGCGGCGCCGGGCTCCCCGGAATCGTCGCGGCGATCCTCCAGCGTCGCCCGGTGACCTTGGTCGAGCCCCGCCGCCGCCGTGCCGATTTCCTTAGCGCTGCAGTCGAACGCCTCGCCATTGCTGGTACAAACGTAGAGCAATCGCGTATCGAAACCTTCCGCGCGTCGGGCAACGCCGTGCTGTCCGCCCGCGCGGTCGCCGCGCTCGACCCGCTCTTCGAATCCGCCTCGCACCTTGCGGACAAACAGACGCTCTGGCTGCTGCCAAAAGGCCGGTCGGCGCAATCCGAATTGGAATCGGCGCAGCATCGATGGCATGGACTGTTCCACGTGGAACAGAGCGTAACGGCTGCCGACTCGCAGATCGTGGTCGCAACAGGGGTGATGCTTCGATGA
- the rho gene encoding transcription termination factor Rho, whose protein sequence is MHLKDLKKKPPAELVEMAEGLGIEGASTMRKQDLMFAILKVQAEQGEMIMGVGTIEVLPDGFGFLRSPEASYLAGPDDIYVSPNQVRKMGLRTGDTVEGEIRGPKDGERYFALTRLVSVNFDDPDVVRHRVNFDNLTPLYPDEKLTLDPADPTVKDKSARVIDIISPQGKGQRALIVAPPRVGKTVLLQNIARAITDNHPEVFLIVLLIDERPEEVTDMQRSVKGEVISSTFDEPAQRHVQVSEMVIEKAKRLVEHKKDVVILLDSITRLGRAYNTVVPSSGKVLTGGVDANALQRPKRFFGAARNIEEGGSLSIIATALIDTGSRMDEVIFEEFKGTGNSEIVLDRKVADKRIFPALDVGKSGTRKEELLVDKGKLSKMWVLRRILMQMGTIDSMEFLLDKMKDSKTNEDFFDSMNQ, encoded by the coding sequence ATGCACCTCAAGGACCTCAAGAAGAAACCGCCCGCCGAACTGGTCGAAATGGCCGAAGGGCTCGGGATCGAAGGCGCGTCGACGATGCGCAAGCAGGACCTGATGTTCGCGATCCTCAAGGTCCAGGCCGAGCAGGGCGAGATGATCATGGGCGTTGGCACGATCGAAGTGCTGCCCGACGGCTTCGGCTTCCTGCGCAGCCCCGAGGCGAGCTATCTCGCCGGTCCCGACGACATCTATGTCTCACCCAACCAGGTCCGCAAGATGGGCCTGCGCACCGGCGACACCGTCGAAGGCGAGATCCGTGGGCCCAAGGACGGCGAACGCTATTTCGCGCTGACGCGGCTGGTATCGGTCAATTTCGACGACCCCGACGTCGTCCGCCATCGCGTCAATTTCGACAATCTTACGCCGCTCTATCCCGACGAGAAGCTGACGCTCGATCCCGCCGACCCGACGGTCAAGGACAAGTCGGCGCGGGTGATCGACATCATCTCACCCCAGGGCAAGGGCCAGCGCGCGCTGATCGTCGCGCCGCCGCGCGTCGGCAAGACCGTGCTGCTCCAGAACATCGCGCGTGCGATCACCGACAATCACCCCGAGGTGTTCCTGATCGTCCTGCTGATCGACGAGCGGCCCGAGGAAGTCACCGACATGCAGCGCAGCGTGAAGGGCGAGGTCATCAGCTCGACCTTCGACGAACCCGCGCAGCGCCACGTCCAGGTATCGGAAATGGTGATCGAAAAGGCCAAGCGCCTGGTCGAGCACAAGAAGGACGTGGTGATCCTGCTCGATTCGATCACCCGCCTCGGCCGCGCCTACAACACCGTCGTGCCGTCGTCGGGCAAGGTGCTGACCGGCGGTGTCGATGCCAACGCGCTCCAGCGCCCCAAGCGCTTCTTCGGCGCCGCGCGCAACATCGAGGAGGGCGGCTCGCTCTCGATCATCGCCACCGCATTGATCGACACCGGCAGCCGCATGGACGAAGTGATCTTCGAAGAGTTCAAGGGCACCGGCAACTCCGAGATCGTCCTCGACCGCAAGGTCGCTGACAAGCGCATCTTCCCCGCGCTCGACGTCGGCAAGTCGGGCACGCGCAAGGAAGAGCTGCTGGTCGACAAGGGCAAGCTCAGCAAAATGTGGGTGCTGCGCCGCATCCTCATGCAGATGGGCACTATCGATTCGATGGAGTTCCTGCTCGACAAGATGAAGGATTCGAAGACCAACGAAGACTTCTTCGACAGCATGAATCAGTAG
- a CDS encoding ParB/RepB/Spo0J family partition protein, with translation MTDPVPTPGSRKPRPGLGRGLSALLGDATPARDAPNEDGSMPVSSGLRMLPVSSLTPHPGQPRRHFDETALEDLAQSIAQRGLIQPIVVRPHGKDYQIVAGERRWRAAQRARLHEVPVIVRDLDDAETLEIALVENIQRQDLNAIEEADAYHKLIEAFGHTQEALAKLVGKSRSHVANLLRLLDLPVMVQKQVIDGALSMGHARALINAPDPETLAERVIAKGLSVRDTEQLAREKQGGGQKRVAVTQGNGGGEGGADIEALERQLGDVLGLTVRVAHAGQGGTLTISYSTLDQLDMVCQRLSGDVI, from the coding sequence ATGACCGATCCCGTCCCCACCCCGGGATCGCGCAAGCCGCGCCCCGGTCTCGGCCGTGGCCTCAGCGCCCTCCTCGGCGACGCGACGCCCGCGCGCGATGCTCCCAACGAGGACGGCAGCATGCCGGTATCCTCGGGCTTGCGGATGCTGCCCGTCAGCTCGCTCACCCCGCATCCGGGGCAGCCGCGCCGCCATTTCGACGAGACCGCGCTCGAGGACCTCGCGCAATCGATCGCGCAGCGCGGGCTGATCCAGCCGATCGTCGTCCGCCCGCACGGCAAGGATTATCAGATCGTCGCAGGCGAGCGCCGCTGGCGCGCGGCGCAGCGCGCGCGGCTGCACGAGGTGCCGGTGATCGTCCGCGACCTCGACGACGCCGAAACGCTCGAAATCGCGCTGGTCGAGAATATCCAGCGCCAGGACCTCAACGCGATCGAGGAGGCCGACGCCTATCACAAGCTGATCGAGGCGTTCGGCCACACCCAGGAAGCGCTCGCCAAGCTGGTCGGCAAATCGCGCAGCCACGTCGCCAACCTGCTGCGCCTGCTCGATTTGCCGGTGATGGTGCAGAAGCAGGTGATCGACGGCGCGCTCAGCATGGGCCACGCCCGCGCGCTCATCAACGCCCCCGATCCAGAAACGCTCGCCGAACGCGTGATCGCCAAGGGACTGTCGGTACGCGATACCGAGCAGCTAGCGCGCGAGAAACAGGGCGGCGGTCAGAAGCGCGTCGCGGTGACGCAGGGCAATGGCGGCGGCGAGGGGGGTGCCGATATCGAAGCGCTCGAACGCCAGCTCGGCGATGTCCTGGGGCTGACGGTGCGCGTCGCGCATGCCGGGCAGGGGGGCACGCTGACGATCAGCTATTCGACGCTCGACCAGCTCGACATGGTCTGTCAGCGGCTGAGCGGCGATGTGATCTAG
- a CDS encoding ParA family protein, protein MIVVTVANQKGGVGKTTTAINVGTALAATGLRVLLIDLDPQGNASTGLGIGRNDRERSSYDLLVGDTSPEEAAIATRVPRLDIVPATVDLSGAEIELIEFEARTHRLDQAIARGAQHWDVVLIDCPPSLGLLTINAMVASHALLVPLQCEFFALEGLSQLLTTVERIRSRFNPGLSILGVVLTMYDRRNRLTDQVSDDVRTVLGKVVFETVIPRNVRLSEAPSHGMPALIYDYKCAGSQAYIALAREVIGRLPNLAKAAA, encoded by the coding sequence ATGATCGTCGTGACCGTCGCCAACCAGAAGGGCGGGGTGGGGAAAACCACCACCGCGATCAACGTCGGCACCGCGCTCGCCGCGACCGGGCTGCGCGTACTGCTGATCGATCTCGATCCGCAGGGCAACGCCTCGACCGGCTTAGGCATCGGCCGCAACGACCGCGAGCGATCGAGTTACGATCTGCTCGTCGGTGATACGTCGCCCGAGGAAGCCGCGATCGCCACCCGCGTCCCCCGGCTCGATATCGTCCCCGCCACCGTCGACCTTTCGGGCGCCGAGATCGAGCTGATCGAGTTCGAGGCGCGCACCCATCGGCTCGACCAGGCGATCGCGCGCGGCGCACAGCATTGGGACGTCGTGCTGATCGATTGCCCGCCATCGCTGGGCCTGCTGACGATCAACGCGATGGTCGCCTCACACGCGCTGCTGGTGCCGCTGCAATGCGAGTTCTTCGCGCTCGAGGGGTTGAGCCAGCTCCTCACCACGGTCGAAAGGATCCGCAGCCGCTTCAATCCCGGGCTCTCGATCCTCGGCGTGGTGCTGACGATGTACGATCGCCGCAACCGCCTGACCGACCAGGTCTCTGACGACGTCCGCACCGTGCTAGGCAAGGTCGTGTTCGAGACGGTCATCCCGCGCAACGTCCGGCTGTCTGAGGCACCGAGCCACGGCATGCCCGCGCTGATCTACGACTATAAATGCGCAGGGTCGCAGGCCTATATCGCGCTGGCCCGCGAAGTCATCGGCCGGCTCCCCAACCTCGCGAAGGCAGCAGCATGA
- a CDS encoding dienelactone hydrolase family protein: MREISIPALDNNGSFNAHVATPEGAARAAIVVIQEIFGVNRGIRQKCDKLAAAGYLAIAPDLFWRIEPGIELDPDVDAEMQQALGLMGKFDQDQGVADIEATITAARSHLAEGGKVGVVGYCLGGRLAFMTAARTDADASVGYYAVGIDGLLGEADAIAKPVLLHVPKDDHFVGPETQAKMHEGLDDHPMVTLHDYAGEDHGFATEVGNRRSPEAAELADARTMAFFGEYLG, encoded by the coding sequence ATGCGCGAGATTTCGATACCCGCCCTCGATAACAATGGCAGCTTCAACGCCCATGTCGCCACGCCCGAAGGTGCCGCGCGTGCGGCGATCGTCGTCATCCAGGAAATCTTCGGGGTGAACCGCGGGATCCGCCAGAAATGCGACAAGCTCGCCGCCGCAGGCTATCTGGCAATCGCACCCGACCTGTTCTGGCGGATCGAGCCCGGGATCGAACTCGACCCCGATGTCGATGCCGAGATGCAGCAGGCGCTGGGGTTGATGGGCAAGTTCGACCAAGACCAGGGCGTCGCCGATATCGAAGCAACGATCACCGCGGCGCGCAGCCATCTCGCCGAGGGCGGCAAGGTGGGGGTGGTCGGATATTGCCTGGGGGGCCGCCTGGCCTTCATGACCGCAGCGCGGACCGATGCCGATGCGAGCGTCGGCTATTATGCGGTGGGGATTGACGGGTTGCTGGGCGAGGCCGACGCGATCGCCAAGCCGGTGCTGCTGCATGTCCCCAAGGACGATCATTTCGTGGGGCCGGAAACGCAGGCGAAGATGCACGAGGGGTTGGATGATCACCCGATGGTGACGCTGCATGATTATGCCGGCGAGGATCACGGGTTCGCGACCGAGGTGGGGAATCGGCGGTCGCCCGAGGCGGCGGAGCTGGCCGATGCGCGGACGATGGCGTTTTTCGGGGAATATCTGGGGTGA
- a CDS encoding DUF6489 family protein, with amino-acid sequence MKINVEVDCTPEEARRAMGLPDFTPVHERYVAMMVDTVDKGVSPEVLESMMRSWAPMGEAGMNFWRQMFDMSGKRPE; translated from the coding sequence ATGAAGATCAATGTCGAGGTCGATTGTACCCCCGAAGAGGCGCGTCGCGCGATGGGGCTGCCCGATTTCACCCCGGTGCACGAACGCTATGTCGCGATGATGGTCGATACCGTCGACAAGGGCGTCAGCCCCGAAGTGCTCGAATCGATGATGCGCAGCTGGGCGCCGATGGGCGAGGCGGGGATGAACTTCTGGCGCCAGATGTTCGACATGTCGGGCAAGCGACCCGAATAA
- the mnmE gene encoding tRNA uridine-5-carboxymethylaminomethyl(34) synthesis GTPase MnmE: MATIYAVSSGHPPAAIAVLRVSGTDAFSVVTALAGSLPPPRTARLRSLRDPATGALLDQAIILAFPAPATATGEDLVELHLHGGRAVVRAVEAALAADPRTRAAEAGEFTRRALLNGRIDLTEAEGLADLLTAETELQRRAAVQASGGMLRRTIDTLLDDILAVSARAEALLDFSDEADVGDDDAAVALLRTDIAKLAATLTDLLVRPTVDRLRDGFRVVLAGPPNSGKSTLINALVDREVAIVSDIAGTTRDRIEAHVVVEGYPIMLTDTAGLAEDSSDAIERMGIARAHDAMAQADVILWLGDDVVPRAHADRAIALHPRADEAGRGGTREGRLAISARTGEGFPELWQRVIAAIADLTPPADSVAMNQRQHALMGHSRDAVEAASRETDLLLVAEHLRRARLAFDRITGRADVEAMLDALFGRFCIGK, translated from the coding sequence ATGGCCACGATCTATGCGGTGTCGAGCGGCCATCCGCCCGCCGCGATCGCGGTGCTGCGCGTCAGCGGTACCGACGCGTTTTCGGTGGTGACCGCGCTGGCGGGCAGCTTGCCGCCGCCACGGACGGCGCGGCTGCGATCGCTGCGCGATCCGGCGACCGGCGCGTTGCTCGATCAGGCGATCATCCTCGCCTTTCCCGCTCCGGCGACCGCCACCGGCGAGGATCTGGTCGAACTCCATCTCCACGGGGGCAGGGCGGTGGTGCGCGCGGTCGAGGCGGCGCTCGCCGCCGACCCGCGCACCCGCGCCGCCGAAGCGGGCGAGTTCACCCGCCGCGCCTTGCTCAATGGCCGGATCGACCTGACCGAGGCCGAGGGGCTCGCCGACCTGCTCACCGCCGAAACCGAATTGCAGCGCCGCGCCGCGGTCCAGGCGAGCGGGGGCATGTTGCGCCGCACCATCGACACGCTGCTCGACGATATCCTGGCGGTGTCGGCGCGTGCCGAGGCGTTGCTAGACTTCTCCGACGAAGCCGATGTCGGCGACGACGATGCCGCGGTAGCGTTATTGCGGACCGACATCGCCAAGCTGGCCGCAACACTGACCGACCTGCTCGTACGCCCTACCGTCGATCGCCTGCGCGACGGATTTCGCGTCGTCCTCGCCGGTCCGCCCAACAGCGGCAAGTCGACGCTCATCAACGCGCTCGTCGACCGCGAGGTCGCGATCGTGTCCGACATCGCCGGCACCACCCGCGACCGGATCGAAGCGCATGTCGTCGTCGAAGGCTACCCGATCATGTTGACCGACACCGCCGGCTTGGCCGAAGACAGCAGTGACGCGATCGAACGCATGGGCATCGCACGCGCGCATGACGCGATGGCGCAGGCCGATGTTATTTTGTGGCTGGGCGACGATGTCGTGCCCCGGGCTCATGCCGATCGCGCCATCGCGCTGCATCCCCGCGCCGACGAAGCGGGCAGGGGAGGCACCCGAGAGGGCCGGCTGGCGATTTCCGCGCGCACCGGCGAGGGCTTTCCCGAATTGTGGCAACGCGTCATCGCCGCGATCGCCGACCTGACGCCCCCTGCCGACAGCGTAGCGATGAACCAGCGCCAGCACGCGCTGATGGGCCATTCGCGCGATGCCGTGGAAGCCGCATCGCGCGAGACCGATCTTTTGCTGGTCGCCGAACACCTTCGCCGGGCACGCCTCGCCTTCGATCGCATTACCGGCCGTGCCGATGTCGAAGCGATGCTCGACGCATTGTTCGGGCGTTTCTGCATCGGCAAGTGA